A part of Haliotis asinina isolate JCU_RB_2024 chromosome 10, JCU_Hal_asi_v2, whole genome shotgun sequence genomic DNA contains:
- the LOC137298911 gene encoding uncharacterized protein isoform X2, translated as MIPLLLILLLAAGVFSARAVLYDRKWDFEDLVKDGDVLAVYNATTRGRCSSYCLALQCHSFFFNNLTYECRLLSTTFSSNTGSTTAHGSTYFTISQGADEHADQSPGGCSPSAMTDGFTYDATSQLCYKIHDTSRDWTHAKTHCTDEGYRLIVLNNALKAEFMANLLKSDPGHTKDGYWMGLSAADDWEDGTSLTYTNWLDALQILGNGKCGLLYRVNSYKWKSEHCNSSRGFICEAA; from the exons ATGATACCGTTATTGCTTATATTGCTGTTGGCTGCCGGTGTTTTCAG CGCAAGAGCCGTGTTGTACGACCGGAAGTGGGACTTCGAAGACCTTGTAAAAGATGGCGATGTTCTGGCTGTATATAATGCAACCACGAGGGGCCGATGTTCCAGCTACTGTCTGGCGTTACAATGTCACTCATTCTTTTTCAATAATCTGACGTACGAGTGTCGGCTACTTAGCACCACATTTTCTAGCAACACGGGATCGACAACCGCCCATGGATCTACATATTTTACCATTTCACAAG GCGCCGATGAGCACGCCGATCAATCACCCG GCGGCTGTTCTCCATCGGCCATGACAGACGGATTCACCTACGATGCAACTAGTCAGCTGTGCTACAAGATCCACGACACCAGCAGGGACTGGACACACGCCAAGACTCACTGTACAGATGAAGGGTATAGGCTGATTGTTCTCAATAACGCGCTGAAGGCGGAATTCATGGCCAACCTGTTGAAGTCAGATCCAG GACACACCAAGGATGGTTACTGGATGGGGCTGTCGGCAGCTGACGATTGGGAAGACGGTACATCTCTGACGTACACCAACTGGTTAGATGCGCTTCAGATACTTGGCAACGGTAAATGTGGTCTGCTCTACCGGGTCAACAGCTATAAGTGGAAGTCAGAGCACTGCAACTCTTCCAGAGGCTTTATCTGTGAGGCGGCCTAA
- the LOC137298538 gene encoding uncharacterized protein, whose translation MQESQAAQSPLQEIESAIDRYQERLDYLSTKRDRLEEELEHILETTQEALQRKKEDLLERLNDIFCSERDKLIQDIRDKEASVCETRYASNQIQKLTRSGSREDAENLEKELGRKTVQIGVPYDEEQPRLIDINLSVNFGELMTIVNNLPFGDVDAVYDDRGVSVMKRYLSSSSPDTPTDCCDEPFVGRTVQTRILPTKVEGDKTDPKLNDIAVVKVDSIFAIVVTDRSNKSVKSFYNREELSFFSRESTPTQPRGAAKVGNGRVGVTLPDSKIIRIYKVTPTLKRDKDIKTSKGYRGIGMLDSDTLAVSTYKIYPGTVDVLDFKGNILQSIEKDESGENLFDYPFYICTTPEKNIITSDCERKMITCLTRSGDIIFRYQGQSDVPLQYPMGVAMDMFGDILVVDCDDHKIVKIIDDGNGAKEYLVKSDGICGPYSIDTDENGVVYIAQWNGDVKIFNIG comes from the coding sequence ATGCAAGAGAGTCAAGCTGCCCAAAGCCCTCTACAGGAAATTGAATCGGCTATCGACAGGTACCAGGAACGACTGGACTACCTCAGCACCAAGAGGGACAGGTTGGAGGAGGAGCTGGAGCACATCCTTGAGACGACACAGGAAGCCTTGCAAAGAAAGAAGGAAGACCTTCTAGAGAGACTCAATGACATCTTCTGCAGCGAGAGAGACAAGCTGATTCAGGACATCAGGGACAAAGAGGCATCGGTTTGTGAAACACGATATGCTTCTAACCAGATCCAGAAACTGACACGGTCGGGCTCACGAGAGGATGCAGAAAATCTTGAAAAGGAGTTGGGACGGAAGACTGTACAAATCGGGGTACCATACGATGAAGAACAACCAAGATTAATTGACATCAATCTCAGTGTCAATTTTGGGGAATTAATGACGATTGTGAATAATTTGCCATTCGGAGACGTTGATGCTGTTTACGATGATAGGGGCGTGAGTGTGATGAAACGCTACTTGAGTTCATCCTCCCCTGATACTCCTACCGACTGTTGTGATGAACCCTTTGTCGGCAGAACTGTCCAGACACGCATTCTACCAACTAAGGTAGAAGGGGACAAGACGGATCCAAAACTCAACGACATCGCCGTCGTAAAAGTGGATTCGATCTTTGCCATCGTGGTCACAGACAGATCCAACAAAAGCGTCAAATCATTCTACAACCGGGAAGAGCTTTCGTTTTTTAGTCGCGAATCTACACCCACACAGCCAAGAGGGGCAGCCAAGGTAGGCAATGGTAGAGTCGGCGTTACCCTTCCAGACTCGAAGATTATCAGAATCTACAAAGTAACCCCTACACTTAAACGGGACAAGGATATTAAAACTTCCAAAGGCTATAGAGGTATTGGTATGCTTGATTCGGACACCTTAGCTGTGAGCACGTACAAGATCTACCCAGGAACAGTGGATGTTCTCGACTTCAAAGGGAATATTCTCCAGTCTATCGAGAAGGATGAAAGTGGTGAAAATCTTTTCGACTACCCTTTCTACATATGCACAAcacctgaaaaaaatattatcacGTCAGATTGTGAGAGGAAAATGATCACATGTTTGACAAGGTCTGGTGACATTATCTTCCGGTACCAAGGACAAAGCGATGTGCCCTTGCAGTACCCCATGGGAGTAGCGATGGATATGTTTGGAGACATTTTGGTTGTGGATTGTGACGATCATAAGATTGTGAAAATCATTGACGACGGGAATGGTGCTAAAGAGTATCTGGTGAAGTCTGACGGGATTTGTGGCCCATACAGTATTGACACCGACGAAAATGGAGTGGTGTACATAGCGCAGTGGAACGGAGATGTCAAGATTTTTAATATAGGCTGA
- the LOC137298135 gene encoding uncharacterized protein produces MTENVAFGITFNPQHLDNEEDVTPCIPYKHHQSTSGPITPLTLCRLIEDGNSHTIYNNFCQGMELMNEGSKFMSFSTHYIFDWSQLYDINKLSYFPYKVLTRLYQIKQPYVRTTQMLINMLNGKSVVRCFSENILVDVRSRQQKLLPYWFIDRHTNFKGVLTDVVSAKQALTGSWTCPEVPISPTPFCLPVTVLESETDLNKFLYKDAFMRYCFECVDFACRQKRFPYLRESLSELNIKELSVCHHDDARAGDCLTVLCWQREQADALYCVIRKNASIIYTCKMTFDLSS; encoded by the exons ATGACTGAGAACGTTGCCTTCGGGATCACGTTCAATCCTCAACACTTGGACAACGAGGAGGACGTGACGCCATGCATACCTTATAAACACCATCAATCCACCTCAG GTCCCATCACACCTCTGACGTTGTGCCGACTGATAGAGGACGGAAACAGCCATACCATATATAATAACTTCTGTCAAGGCATGGAGCTGATGAACGAAGGGAgcaaatttatgtcattttcgACCCACTACATATTTGACTGGTCACAGCTGTATGACATCAACAAGCTGTCTTACTTTCCGTACAAAGTTCTCACTAGACTGTACCAAATCAAACAACCATATGTGCGCACCACCCAGATGCTTATCAACATGCTGAATGGCAAGTCTGTTGTTAGATGTTTTAGTGAAAATATTCTTGTTGACGTCAGGAGCAGACAACAGAAACTATTACCGTATTGGTTCATTGACAGGCATACAAACTTTAAAGGTGTATTAACTGACGTTGTATCCGCTAAACAAGCGCTAACCGGAAGTTGGACTTGCCCGGAAGTACCTATTTCACCGACGCCATTTTGTTTGCCAGTGACTGTTTTGGAGAGTGAAACAGACTTGAACAAGTTCCTATACAAAGACGCGTTTATGAGATACTGTTTTGAGTGTGTTGATTTCGCTTGTAGGCAGAAACGCTTCCCCTATCTAAGGGAATCTTTGTCTGAACTCAACATAAAGGAATTATCCGTGTGTCACCATGACGACGCGCGGGCAGGGGACTGTCTGACAGTGTTGTGCTGGCAAAGGGAACAGGCTGATGCTTTGTATTGTGTGATTAGGAAAAACGCCAGCATTATTTATACTTGCAAGATGACGTTCGATTTGAGTTCTTGA
- the LOC137298911 gene encoding uncharacterized protein isoform X1 produces MIPLLLILLLAAGVFSARAVLYDRKWDFEDLVKDGDVLAVYNATTRGRCSSYCLALQCHSFFFNNLTYECRLLSTTFSSNTGSTTAHGSTYFTISQGADEHADQSPEGGCSPSAMTDGFTYDATSQLCYKIHDTSRDWTHAKTHCTDEGYRLIVLNNALKAEFMANLLKSDPGHTKDGYWMGLSAADDWEDGTSLTYTNWLDALQILGNGKCGLLYRVNSYKWKSEHCNSSRGFICEAA; encoded by the exons ATGATACCGTTATTGCTTATATTGCTGTTGGCTGCCGGTGTTTTCAG CGCAAGAGCCGTGTTGTACGACCGGAAGTGGGACTTCGAAGACCTTGTAAAAGATGGCGATGTTCTGGCTGTATATAATGCAACCACGAGGGGCCGATGTTCCAGCTACTGTCTGGCGTTACAATGTCACTCATTCTTTTTCAATAATCTGACGTACGAGTGTCGGCTACTTAGCACCACATTTTCTAGCAACACGGGATCGACAACCGCCCATGGATCTACATATTTTACCATTTCACAAG GCGCCGATGAGCACGCCGATCAATCACCCG AAGGCGGCTGTTCTCCATCGGCCATGACAGACGGATTCACCTACGATGCAACTAGTCAGCTGTGCTACAAGATCCACGACACCAGCAGGGACTGGACACACGCCAAGACTCACTGTACAGATGAAGGGTATAGGCTGATTGTTCTCAATAACGCGCTGAAGGCGGAATTCATGGCCAACCTGTTGAAGTCAGATCCAG GACACACCAAGGATGGTTACTGGATGGGGCTGTCGGCAGCTGACGATTGGGAAGACGGTACATCTCTGACGTACACCAACTGGTTAGATGCGCTTCAGATACTTGGCAACGGTAAATGTGGTCTGCTCTACCGGGTCAACAGCTATAAGTGGAAGTCAGAGCACTGCAACTCTTCCAGAGGCTTTATCTGTGAGGCGGCCTAA